One Kitasatospora sp. NBC_01266 genomic window carries:
- a CDS encoding IclR family transcriptional regulator has protein sequence MASTPAAASTGSERASAGGVQSVERAFQLLEALADSGGVATLSELSTTSGLPMPTIHRLVRTLAQQGYVRQDTARRYTLGPRLIRLGETAGRLLGSWARPYLAELMEATGETANLAVLEGGEVVYVGQVQSRRSMRMFTEVGRRVQPHCTGVGKALLAQLPEDEARAVLGTQALPAHTEFTVTDPEALFAQLATAREAGYVVDDQEQEIGVRCIAVAVPGAPTPTALSVSGPEARIRALEEQTGASALVPVMRQIAQRLGAVLAP, from the coding sequence GTGGCCAGCACCCCTGCCGCAGCTTCGACCGGATCCGAGCGCGCCTCCGCGGGGGGCGTGCAGTCCGTCGAGCGCGCTTTCCAACTCCTGGAGGCCCTGGCCGACTCGGGTGGCGTCGCGACCCTCAGCGAGCTGTCCACCACCTCGGGCCTCCCGATGCCGACCATCCACCGGCTGGTTCGTACCCTCGCACAGCAGGGATATGTCCGCCAGGACACCGCGCGGCGCTACACCCTGGGCCCCCGGCTGATCCGGCTCGGCGAGACCGCGGGCCGGCTGCTCGGCAGCTGGGCCCGCCCCTACCTGGCCGAGCTGATGGAGGCCACCGGCGAGACCGCCAACCTGGCCGTCCTGGAGGGCGGCGAGGTGGTCTACGTCGGCCAGGTGCAGTCGCGCCGCTCGATGCGGATGTTCACCGAGGTCGGCCGCCGGGTGCAGCCGCACTGCACCGGCGTCGGCAAGGCACTGCTCGCCCAGCTCCCCGAGGACGAGGCGCGCGCCGTGCTCGGCACCCAAGCCCTGCCCGCGCACACCGAGTTCACCGTCACCGACCCCGAAGCCCTGTTCGCCCAGCTGGCCACCGCCCGGGAGGCCGGCTATGTGGTGGACGACCAGGAGCAGGAGATCGGCGTGCGCTGCATCGCCGTCGCGGTGCCGGGCGCCCCGACCCCGACCGCGCTCTCGGTGTCGGGCCCGGAGGCGCGGATCCGCGCCCTGGAGGAGCAGACCGGCGCCTCGGCCCTGGTCCCGGTGATGCGCCAGATCGCGCAGCGCCTGGGGGCCGTGCTGGCACCCTGA
- a CDS encoding glycoside hydrolase family 16 protein encodes MIPTATPARLGVVAAALGLVAVPMVGQANALTRHPATSAAPTVTQDRLTPTTATAGAATTAALTLHASSCFTAKTVGVGVRDAAGNNLDFPGDLSNQQICPSGLSLTTGARTFASGAYTVFGFYQDQAGAWHNLASQTLTVSAAGSAAGSGTSTPTPAPAPTPTPAPTPAPAPAPTPAPSGSPVPGKTLTWSDEFNGPLDATKWNDSSTTSYQYGNHNPNDNKLDWIDPSDVSVAGGVATFTAQPSSHTLENGKQAWTTGLLTTEGTQQGFKVKTGDYAEARVQMPSAPGAWPALWTWANGGSEIDSFEYHPDNPNLLELTNHVNFAQKYYTDANAVQPGQWVTIGTYYGANSVDYYVNGVKVFSDNTGVGANWSAYLILNLSISAGEYHPAPSGSAPISFAADYVRVYR; translated from the coding sequence GTGATCCCTACCGCCACCCCTGCCCGCCTCGGCGTCGTCGCCGCCGCGCTCGGCCTGGTCGCCGTCCCGATGGTCGGCCAGGCGAACGCCCTCACCCGGCACCCGGCGACCAGCGCCGCGCCCACCGTGACCCAGGACCGGCTGACCCCGACCACCGCCACCGCCGGCGCGGCGACCACTGCCGCCCTGACGCTGCACGCAAGCTCCTGCTTCACCGCGAAGACGGTGGGCGTGGGCGTGCGGGACGCCGCGGGGAACAACCTCGACTTCCCCGGGGACCTCAGCAACCAGCAGATCTGCCCGAGCGGCCTGTCGCTGACCACCGGCGCGCGGACCTTCGCGAGCGGGGCGTACACCGTCTTCGGCTTCTACCAGGACCAGGCCGGCGCCTGGCACAACCTGGCCTCGCAGACCCTGACCGTCTCGGCGGCCGGCAGTGCGGCCGGCAGCGGCACCAGCACCCCGACGCCCGCTCCGGCGCCCACCCCCACCCCGGCGCCCACCCCGGCGCCGGCTCCCGCGCCGACCCCCGCCCCCAGCGGCTCGCCCGTCCCCGGCAAGACGCTGACCTGGTCCGACGAGTTCAACGGCCCGCTCGACGCGACCAAGTGGAACGACAGCTCCACCACCTCGTACCAGTACGGCAACCACAACCCGAACGACAACAAGCTCGACTGGATCGACCCGTCCGACGTCTCGGTCGCGGGCGGCGTGGCCACCTTCACCGCCCAGCCCTCCAGCCACACCCTGGAGAACGGCAAGCAGGCCTGGACCACCGGCCTGCTCACCACCGAGGGCACCCAGCAGGGCTTCAAGGTCAAGACCGGTGACTACGCCGAGGCCCGGGTCCAGATGCCGTCCGCGCCCGGCGCCTGGCCTGCCCTGTGGACCTGGGCGAACGGTGGCAGCGAGATCGACTCCTTCGAGTACCACCCGGACAACCCGAACCTGCTGGAGCTGACCAACCACGTCAACTTCGCGCAGAAGTACTACACCGACGCGAACGCGGTGCAGCCGGGCCAGTGGGTGACCATCGGCACCTACTACGGCGCCAACTCGGTCGACTACTACGTCAACGGCGTCAAGGTCTTCTCCGACAACACCGGTGTCGGCGCCAACTGGTCGGCCTACCTGATCCTCAACCTGTCGATCAGCGCGGGCGAGTACCACCCGGCCCCGAGCGGCTCCGCGCCGATCAGCTTCGCGGCCGACTACGTGCGGGTCTACCGCTGA
- a CDS encoding NUDIX hydrolase, whose product MTEQITDKPGIAAAIVVQDGRVLMVQRRVKEGELSWQFPAGEIEPGETAEAAAVRETGEEVGLTVKATRLLGERIHPKTGRQMSYSACEIVSGIATVVDTEELAELAWVTHDQIADYVPYGLFEPVQRYLDDVLIGPAVS is encoded by the coding sequence ATGACTGAGCAGATCACCGATAAGCCGGGCATCGCCGCCGCCATCGTGGTCCAGGACGGCCGCGTCCTGATGGTGCAGCGCCGCGTCAAGGAAGGTGAGCTGTCGTGGCAGTTCCCGGCCGGTGAGATCGAGCCGGGCGAGACGGCCGAGGCGGCTGCGGTCCGCGAGACTGGTGAAGAGGTCGGCCTGACGGTCAAGGCGACTCGGCTACTCGGTGAGCGCATCCACCCGAAGACCGGCCGGCAGATGTCGTACAGCGCCTGCGAGATCGTGAGCGGCATCGCCACGGTGGTCGACACCGAGGAGCTGGCCGAGCTGGCCTGGGTCACCCACGATCAGATCGCCGACTACGTGCCGTACGGGCTGTTCGAGCCGGTACAGCGCTACCTGGATGACGTTCTGATCGGGCCGGCCGTCAGCTGA
- a CDS encoding flavoprotein has translation MSKPFLYVVVCASGIADDVGQLISVAQAEGWAVGVVATPNAMGFIDQAAIEKQTGHPIRSAWRTPEVPASLPSADAIAVAPATFNTINKWADGHADTLALGILTEAYGLGIPVAAQPYVNSAQAAHPAYPANVERLKAMGVLFGDYVPHKPKAGGGRDQYDWSTPLRLLRPVLEAKTKA, from the coding sequence TTGAGCAAGCCGTTCCTCTACGTCGTCGTGTGCGCGTCGGGCATCGCCGACGACGTGGGCCAGCTGATCTCAGTCGCCCAAGCCGAAGGCTGGGCGGTCGGGGTGGTGGCGACGCCGAACGCAATGGGGTTCATCGATCAGGCCGCCATCGAGAAGCAGACCGGCCACCCGATCCGCTCGGCCTGGCGCACGCCCGAGGTGCCGGCCTCACTGCCGTCGGCCGACGCCATCGCGGTCGCGCCCGCCACCTTCAACACGATCAACAAGTGGGCGGATGGCCACGCCGACACCCTGGCCCTCGGCATCCTCACCGAGGCGTACGGTCTGGGCATCCCGGTGGCCGCCCAGCCGTACGTCAACTCGGCCCAGGCCGCCCATCCGGCCTACCCGGCCAACGTGGAGCGACTGAAGGCGATGGGCGTGCTGTTCGGCGACTACGTTCCGCACAAGCCGAAAGCCGGCGGGGGCCGTGACCAGTACGACTGGAGCACACCGTTGCGCCTGCTGCGCCCGGTACTCGAAGCCAAGACCAAGGCGTAG
- the aceB gene encoding malate synthase A, translating to MATDQGPAASLRPGVPPGASAAPVVTVAGPRVPRAEEVLTPEAVAFVVGLHRTFESRRQELLARRRARRVEIAQAGTLDFLPETAEIRAADWQVAPAPRALQDRRVEITGPTDRKMVINALNSGAKVWLADFEDATSPTWQSVVSGQLNLIDAYEGRIDFTSPEGKQYTLKPAAELATVVVRPRGWHLDESHLLVDGVPVAGAFFDFGLYFFHNAARLLAKGPQDPNSGPYFYLPKTESHLEARLWNDVFSHAQEQLGIEHGTIRATVLIETITAAFEMDEILYELRDHAAGLNAGRWDYLFSIVKNFRDAGEHYILPDRNSVGMTSPFMAAYARLLVRTCHQRGAHAIGGMAAFIPSRKDPEVNAAALEKVKADKEREAAGGFDGSWVAHPDLVPVARACFDAVLGERPHQKENPGSAEQVTAAQLLDIAGAGGSCTEAGLRNAVAVGLRYCEAWLRGLGAVGIFNMMEDAATAEISRSQIWQWIRNGVVLADTGEKATAELARRLVAEEMAAIRTEVGDEAFAAGRWAEARGLFEQVSLAEEFVDFLTLPGYALLG from the coding sequence ATGGCTACAGACCAGGGACCCGCCGCCAGCCTTCGACCGGGAGTGCCCCCAGGTGCCTCGGCCGCTCCGGTCGTCACCGTCGCCGGTCCGCGCGTCCCCCGTGCGGAGGAGGTGCTGACGCCCGAGGCGGTCGCGTTCGTGGTCGGTCTGCACCGGACCTTCGAGAGCCGCCGGCAGGAACTCCTCGCCCGCCGCCGGGCCCGCCGGGTGGAGATCGCCCAGGCCGGGACCCTCGACTTCCTGCCCGAGACCGCCGAGATCCGCGCCGCGGACTGGCAGGTCGCCCCGGCCCCCCGGGCGCTGCAGGACCGCCGGGTGGAGATCACCGGCCCGACCGACCGGAAGATGGTGATCAACGCGCTCAACTCCGGCGCCAAGGTCTGGCTGGCCGACTTCGAGGACGCCACCTCGCCCACCTGGCAGTCGGTGGTCTCCGGCCAGCTCAACCTGATCGACGCCTACGAGGGCCGGATCGACTTCACCTCGCCCGAGGGCAAGCAGTACACGCTCAAGCCCGCCGCCGAACTCGCCACCGTGGTGGTCCGCCCGCGCGGCTGGCACCTGGACGAGAGCCACCTGCTGGTGGACGGCGTGCCGGTGGCCGGCGCGTTCTTCGACTTCGGGCTCTACTTCTTCCACAACGCCGCGCGGCTGCTGGCCAAGGGACCGCAGGACCCCAACTCGGGGCCCTACTTCTACCTGCCGAAGACCGAGAGCCACCTGGAGGCGCGCCTCTGGAACGACGTCTTCTCCCACGCCCAGGAGCAGTTGGGCATCGAGCACGGCACCATCCGGGCCACCGTGCTGATCGAGACGATCACGGCCGCCTTCGAGATGGACGAGATCCTCTACGAACTGCGCGACCACGCCGCCGGGTTGAACGCCGGCCGGTGGGACTACCTGTTCTCGATCGTGAAGAACTTCCGCGACGCCGGCGAGCACTACATCCTGCCGGACCGCAACAGCGTGGGCATGACCTCCCCGTTCATGGCCGCCTACGCCCGCCTGCTGGTGCGGACCTGCCACCAGCGCGGCGCGCACGCGATCGGCGGGATGGCCGCCTTCATCCCCAGTCGCAAGGACCCCGAGGTCAACGCCGCCGCCCTGGAGAAGGTCAAGGCGGACAAGGAGCGCGAGGCCGCGGGCGGCTTCGACGGCTCCTGGGTCGCGCACCCCGACCTGGTCCCGGTCGCCCGCGCCTGCTTCGACGCGGTGCTCGGCGAGCGCCCCCACCAGAAGGAGAACCCGGGCTCCGCCGAGCAGGTGACGGCCGCCCAGCTGCTGGACATCGCCGGGGCCGGCGGCTCCTGCACCGAGGCCGGCCTGCGGAACGCGGTTGCCGTGGGCCTGCGTTACTGCGAGGCCTGGCTGCGCGGGCTGGGTGCGGTCGGGATCTTCAACATGATGGAGGACGCGGCCACCGCCGAGATCTCCCGCTCGCAGATCTGGCAGTGGATCCGCAACGGCGTGGTGCTCGCCGACACCGGCGAGAAGGCCACCGCCGAACTGGCCCGCCGGCTGGTCGCCGAGGAGATGGCGGCGATCAGGACCGAGGTCGGGGACGAGGCGTTCGCGGCCGGCCGGTGGGCCGAGGCGCGTGGACTCTTCGAGCAGGTCTCGCTCGCCGAGGAGTTCGTCGACTTCCTGACGCTGCCAGGCTACGCGCTGCTCGGCTGA
- a CDS encoding ribonuclease domain-containing protein, whose product MQTLLRALKTRTASVVTVGLLTLAPTAVFASAAHADVSGNICQTALPSQADDTLNLIAQGGPFPYSEDGETFQNREGVLPSEPYGFYQEYTVDTPGASNRSTRRIVTGEDGSDYYTSDHYESFYLIDSTC is encoded by the coding sequence ATGCAGACTCTTCTACGCGCGTTGAAGACGCGTACCGCTTCCGTTGTCACCGTCGGCCTGCTCACCCTGGCCCCCACCGCCGTGTTCGCCTCCGCCGCCCACGCGGACGTCAGCGGCAACATCTGCCAGACCGCCCTGCCCAGCCAGGCCGACGACACCCTCAACCTGATCGCCCAGGGTGGCCCGTTCCCGTACTCCGAGGACGGCGAGACCTTCCAGAACCGCGAGGGCGTGCTGCCGAGCGAGCCGTACGGCTTCTACCAGGAGTACACGGTCGACACCCCGGGTGCCTCCAACCGCAGCACCCGCCGGATCGTGACCGGCGAGGACGGGTCGGACTACTACACCTCGGACCACTACGAGTCGTTCTACCTGATCGACTCCACCTGCTGA
- a CDS encoding WXG100-like domain-containing protein — protein sequence MAVDAPNAHLSQGVEDLVMILVGNQWPTGNESALRAEAAGWSAAGDAVRTCIADLTDARTQLAHALSGSAQQTFDTYLVALAIGDNAALPLIAQCCDAAADALNNLANEIETLRIEIIGAAVVLAVQLAIDAVAWFFGGAVAAPEEIIITRAVVLAFLKKALISAVTRVAESVLAQVGFDLLAQVIELAQHHRKSIDGSELGTAAINGAIGGAVGFGAGLLGKGLAKGLGKGLGKGFAGLAGHEAGEFVKGAAELVWNTGYGALTGMAEGAAQDAAFGLSGDWVSGAANGSFAGAWGSRHEAMNPGNKFSISPADHLEGLLYSKLLGPRPTTGGGTTEIELEPVTPSDLPHETPPLSDGPTNSSTTSVDSPPINAPGPVVGGEEHPEPEPEPEPEPEPEPQPEVQESPVPRPTVGGEGEPQPQPQPQPQVQESPAPQPVVVEHPEPEPEPQPQPEVQESPVPQPVVGGEGEPQPQESPAPQPVVVEHPEPQPQPEVQESPVPQSTVGGQGQPQPQPQERPVPQSTVGGQGQPQPQPQERPAPQPVVGGQGQSQPPVQGGPPPRSTVGGGGQPRPRPGVREQPPRSTSYPPAPTLPPLDLGPPFTHQVLPYDDLDEDPPPSLADFVASQLNPGR from the coding sequence ATGGCGGTCGACGCTCCCAACGCCCACCTGTCGCAGGGGGTCGAGGACCTGGTGATGATCCTGGTGGGCAACCAGTGGCCCACCGGGAACGAGAGTGCGCTGCGGGCCGAGGCCGCGGGCTGGAGCGCGGCGGGGGACGCGGTCCGCACCTGCATCGCCGACCTCACGGACGCCAGGACCCAGCTCGCCCACGCCCTGAGCGGCAGTGCCCAGCAGACCTTCGACACCTATCTGGTCGCACTCGCGATCGGCGACAATGCCGCGCTGCCGCTGATCGCCCAGTGCTGCGATGCCGCCGCCGACGCGTTGAACAACCTGGCGAACGAGATCGAGACGCTGCGGATCGAGATCATCGGCGCGGCGGTGGTGCTCGCCGTCCAACTGGCGATCGACGCCGTGGCGTGGTTCTTCGGTGGTGCGGTGGCGGCGCCCGAGGAGATCATCATCACCCGGGCCGTCGTACTGGCGTTCCTGAAGAAGGCGTTGATCAGCGCGGTGACCCGGGTCGCCGAGTCGGTGCTGGCCCAGGTCGGCTTCGACCTGCTGGCCCAGGTGATCGAACTGGCCCAGCACCACCGCAAGTCGATCGACGGGTCCGAGTTGGGCACCGCCGCCATCAACGGGGCGATCGGCGGCGCGGTCGGCTTCGGCGCGGGGCTGCTCGGCAAGGGGCTTGCCAAGGGGCTGGGGAAGGGGCTGGGGAAGGGGTTCGCCGGGCTGGCCGGCCACGAAGCCGGGGAATTCGTCAAAGGCGCGGCCGAGCTGGTCTGGAACACCGGCTACGGGGCGCTGACCGGGATGGCCGAAGGCGCGGCGCAGGACGCGGCGTTCGGGCTCTCCGGCGACTGGGTCTCCGGCGCGGCCAACGGCTCGTTCGCCGGGGCCTGGGGCTCACGGCACGAGGCGATGAACCCGGGGAACAAGTTCTCGATCTCGCCGGCGGACCACCTCGAAGGCTTGCTGTACTCCAAGCTGCTGGGGCCCCGGCCGACGACGGGCGGCGGCACGACGGAGATCGAGCTGGAACCGGTCACGCCGTCGGATCTGCCGCACGAAACACCGCCCCTGTCCGACGGGCCGACGAACTCCAGTACGACGTCCGTGGATTCGCCGCCGATCAACGCCCCCGGGCCGGTGGTGGGTGGGGAGGAGCATCCCGAGCCGGAGCCGGAGCCGGAGCCGGAGCCGGAGCCGGAGCCGCAGCCTGAGGTGCAGGAGTCGCCGGTGCCTCGGCCGACGGTGGGTGGGGAGGGTGAGCCGCAGCCGCAGCCGCAGCCGCAGCCGCAGGTGCAGGAGTCGCCGGCACCTCAGCCGGTGGTGGTGGAGCATCCCGAGCCGGAGCCTGAGCCGCAGCCGCAGCCTGAGGTGCAGGAGTCACCGGTGCCTCAACCGGTGGTGGGTGGGGAGGGTGAGCCACAGCCGCAGGAGTCGCCGGCACCTCAGCCGGTGGTGGTGGAGCATCCCGAGCCGCAGCCGCAGCCTGAGGTGCAGGAGTCACCGGTGCCTCAGTCGACGGTCGGTGGCCAGGGTCAGCCGCAGCCTCAGCCGCAGGAGCGGCCGGTGCCTCAGTCGACGGTCGGCGGGCAGGGTCAGCCGCAGCCTCAGCCGCAGGAGCGGCCGGCACCCCAGCCGGTGGTGGGTGGCCAGGGTCAGTCCCAGCCGCCGGTGCAGGGAGGCCCCCCGCCCCGGTCGACGGTCGGCGGGGGAGGTCAACCCCGCCCCCGGCCGGGCGTCCGAGAACAGCCGCCCAGGTCGACCAGCTATCCCCCCGCTCCCACCCTCCCGCCGCTGGACCTCGGGCCGCCCTTCACCCACCAGGTCCTCCCGTACGACGACCTCGACGAGGACCCACCCCCGTCCCTCGCGGACTTCGTGGCGAGTCAGCTCAACCCGGGTCGCTGA
- a CDS encoding allophanate hydrolase-related protein codes for MVRMFLNGQAMRGGEFHPLLGDAPFLGVVRTAPGHRFFSIRDTCPGLLPDPAVDSVIEGELYEVSLEFLRDVLLPGEPGELEFGVIKLADGSACFSMLLARGELERGVHKEITDFGGWRPYLASLGREF; via the coding sequence ATGGTCCGGATGTTCCTCAACGGCCAGGCGATGCGCGGCGGCGAGTTCCACCCGCTGCTCGGCGACGCGCCCTTCCTCGGGGTGGTCCGCACCGCGCCGGGCCACCGCTTCTTCTCGATCCGGGACACCTGCCCCGGCCTGCTGCCCGACCCGGCGGTGGACAGCGTGATCGAGGGCGAACTGTACGAGGTCAGCCTGGAGTTCCTGCGCGATGTGCTGCTGCCGGGTGAGCCGGGCGAGTTGGAGTTCGGCGTGATCAAGCTGGCGGACGGCAGCGCCTGCTTCTCGATGCTGCTGGCCCGCGGCGAACTCGAGCGCGGCGTGCACAAGGAGATCACCGACTTCGGCGGCTGGCGTCCCTACCTGGCGTCGCTGGGGCGCGAGTTCTGA
- a CDS encoding NUDIX hydrolase: MDVVGTWTGKSACVLQEALRDTNEGFAGRLGIGLRTVATWHADPELVPRTEMRQLLDQILETAPPAVQKRFALLTTEASPQTAGQALCVAIAVVVRGSEVLLVCRRDDESAGIRWQFPAGVIKPGGNPASAAVRETLAETGVHCAVRQDLGGRLHPATGVWCEYFLTEYLAGEAQNQDTVENADVMWVPRNAVPRFIPVDTIFPPILAALEEPQHD; the protein is encoded by the coding sequence GTGGACGTGGTGGGGACCTGGACGGGCAAGTCCGCCTGTGTGCTCCAAGAGGCACTGCGCGACACCAACGAGGGGTTCGCCGGCCGGCTGGGCATTGGCCTACGGACGGTGGCGACCTGGCACGCCGATCCGGAGCTGGTCCCCCGCACCGAGATGCGGCAGTTGCTCGACCAGATCCTGGAGACGGCGCCGCCTGCGGTGCAGAAGCGGTTCGCGTTGCTGACCACCGAAGCCAGCCCACAGACTGCGGGCCAAGCCCTGTGCGTGGCCATCGCGGTAGTGGTGCGCGGCTCCGAGGTGCTGCTCGTCTGCCGCCGGGACGACGAGAGCGCCGGCATCCGCTGGCAGTTCCCCGCAGGCGTCATCAAGCCAGGGGGGAACCCGGCGTCGGCGGCCGTCCGCGAGACGTTGGCCGAGACAGGGGTTCACTGCGCCGTACGCCAAGACCTCGGGGGCCGGCTCCATCCGGCTACCGGGGTCTGGTGCGAGTACTTCCTGACTGAGTATCTGGCCGGGGAAGCCCAGAACCAGGACACGGTCGAGAACGCCGACGTGATGTGGGTTCCGAGAAACGCGGTGCCCCGGTTCATCCCCGTCGATACGATCTTCCCGCCCATCCTGGCCGCCCTGGAGGAGCCGCAGCATGACTGA